Proteins encoded in a region of the Nitrospira sp. genome:
- a CDS encoding type II toxin-antitoxin system Phd/YefM family antitoxin, giving the protein MKAATRTVNVHEAKTHFSKLLAAVAKGQHITICKDGTPVAELGPLKHKIPVRRPGLLKGRVTVSDDFDATLPPDMMAAFEGGP; this is encoded by the coding sequence ATGAAAGCCGCCACCCGAACTGTGAACGTCCATGAGGCCAAGACCCATTTTTCCAAACTGCTTGCCGCCGTTGCCAAGGGCCAGCACATCACCATTTGCAAAGATGGGACGCCCGTAGCCGAACTTGGCCCTCTGAAACATAAAATTCCTGTCCGCCGTCCAGGATTATTGAAAGGACGAGTGACCGTCTCTGACGATTTTGATGCGACGTTACCACCCGACATGATGGCCGCGTTCGAGGGTGGACCATGA
- a CDS encoding type II toxin-antitoxin system VapC family toxin codes for MNLLLDTHIFLWFVIHSPRLSKVIYHQIEATSEVYISAASLWEVVIKIQLKKLSADPDELAVKIADSGFQELPVSVRHALALKQLPLHHHDPFDRILLAQAHVEGLRLLTCDSSLKPYGAVCQMVS; via the coding sequence ATGAATCTCCTGTTAGACACCCATATCTTTTTGTGGTTTGTGATTCATTCTCCAAGACTCTCGAAAGTCATTTATCACCAGATAGAGGCCACGTCCGAGGTCTATATCAGTGCGGCCTCTCTGTGGGAAGTGGTCATTAAGATTCAGCTGAAAAAGCTCTCCGCGGATCCCGACGAGCTCGCTGTCAAGATCGCTGACAGTGGTTTTCAGGAATTGCCGGTGTCTGTGCGACACGCCCTTGCTCTTAAACAGTTGCCGCTTCATCATCATGACCCCTTTGATCGAATCTTGTTGGCGCAAGCCCATGTGGAAGGTCTGCGCTTGCTCACGTGTGATTCGAGTTTAAAGCCGTATGGTGCGGTGTGTCAGATGGTCTCTTAG
- a CDS encoding type II toxin-antitoxin system RelE/ParE family toxin translates to MREFPEAARHDAGYQLDKVQRGEQPDDFKPMPSIGKGVEEIRMWDDTGTYRMVYTARLADAVYVLHAFQKKTQATAKRDIELAKKRITELMRGAQ, encoded by the coding sequence TTGCGGGAGTTTCCCGAGGCCGCCAGGCACGACGCGGGCTATCAGTTGGACAAGGTGCAGCGCGGTGAACAGCCGGACGATTTCAAGCCGATGCCTTCTATCGGCAAGGGCGTCGAAGAAATCCGGATGTGGGACGACACCGGCACATACCGCATGGTCTACACGGCCAGGCTAGCCGATGCGGTCTATGTGCTGCACGCATTCCAGAAGAAAACGCAGGCGACGGCCAAGCGTGACATTGAGCTTGCCAAAAAGCGAATCACCGAACTGATGAGAGGTGCCCAATAA
- a CDS encoding helix-turn-helix transcriptional regulator — protein MTKTKTKTNTFSSVWDAIADTPEQAANLQARAELMRQIAAIIKAKDWKQADAATHCGVTQPRMNDLLRGRVSRFWLDALVNIATALGRRVHVELEVA, from the coding sequence ATGACGAAGACCAAGACCAAAACAAACACTTTCAGCAGCGTGTGGGATGCGATTGCCGACACCCCTGAGCAGGCGGCCAATCTCCAGGCGCGGGCCGAACTGATGCGGCAGATCGCGGCTATCATCAAGGCCAAGGACTGGAAGCAGGCCGACGCCGCAACACATTGCGGCGTCACCCAGCCTCGCATGAACGACTTGTTACGCGGGCGTGTGTCGCGGTTTTGGCTGGACGCCCTGGTGAATATCGCCACGGCACTTGGCCGGCGCGTGCATGTGGAGTTGGAAGTCGCGTAA
- a CDS encoding flagellar FliJ family protein yields the protein MSLESLRKLRVQTVERLMMELAQVTRTLAQSEERCRDIEAQIQQDVVIYDRQSAQGLTIEAWLEWQGRLDSQQAALRRVRCEIDQAVEAWQHTKALLVEASQERRLLDRVADKRREVQRAEEGRQEQRTTDEGASRRYSVVKASNS from the coding sequence ATGAGCCTCGAGTCGTTGAGAAAGCTACGCGTCCAGACTGTAGAGCGTCTGATGATGGAATTGGCGCAGGTCACTCGCACCCTGGCCCAGAGTGAGGAACGGTGTCGCGACATCGAAGCCCAGATTCAGCAGGATGTCGTCATCTATGACCGACAATCAGCGCAAGGGCTGACGATCGAAGCCTGGCTGGAATGGCAGGGGCGTCTAGATTCACAACAGGCAGCGTTACGGCGAGTGCGTTGCGAGATCGACCAAGCCGTCGAAGCGTGGCAGCATACCAAGGCGCTTCTTGTCGAAGCCAGCCAGGAGCGCAGGCTTCTTGATCGTGTCGCCGACAAACGCCGCGAAGTGCAGCGAGCCGAGGAGGGGCGTCAGGAACAGCGGACAACGGATGAAGGGGCGAGCCGTCGGTATTCCGTTGTCAAAGCGAGCAACTCATGA
- a CDS encoding FliI/YscN family ATPase, translating to MSLSKLIECVDPIEVSGRVAQAVGIVVEGYGPMTTVGELCRITREVPGGPIPAEVVGFRGDRVLLMPLGDMQGIGPGSRITMSGQVADLAVGPGLLGRVLDGCGNPMDGKGSLIAAERYPLYAAAPNPLQRARLHTPLDLGVRAINGFLTCGRGQKMGIFSGSGVGKSVLLGMISRYTKADVNVIALIGERGREVNEFLERDLGAEALGRSVVVVATSDQAPLIRLRAALVATTIAEYFRDAGKQVLLLMDSLTRLAYSQREVGLAIGEPPTTKGYTPSVFTLLPKLLERVGTGPGPGTITGLYTVLVDGDDLTDPIADAARSILDGHIVLSRTLAARNHFPAIDLLQSTSRVMRDIVGRPHYDAARTILELVARYRESEDLVVLGAYKPGMNAALDRAVQAQEAINGYLRQDIDQAAGLPSSVQQLEALAQQAA from the coding sequence ATGAGTCTTAGTAAGCTGATCGAGTGCGTCGACCCCATCGAAGTGTCCGGAAGAGTGGCTCAAGCGGTTGGGATCGTCGTGGAAGGGTATGGGCCGATGACGACCGTAGGAGAGCTTTGCCGAATTACGAGGGAGGTGCCTGGAGGGCCGATTCCTGCCGAGGTTGTGGGATTCCGTGGGGACCGTGTTCTCCTCATGCCCTTGGGCGACATGCAAGGGATCGGGCCGGGAAGTCGAATTACCATGTCCGGCCAAGTGGCCGATCTTGCCGTCGGACCGGGCTTGCTGGGAAGAGTTCTCGACGGCTGTGGAAATCCGATGGATGGCAAAGGGTCGCTGATAGCCGCTGAGCGCTATCCCCTTTATGCGGCTGCGCCGAACCCGTTACAACGAGCTCGTCTACACACTCCGCTTGATCTTGGAGTTCGTGCGATCAATGGATTTCTGACCTGTGGACGTGGCCAGAAGATGGGCATCTTTTCCGGTTCGGGAGTCGGGAAGAGCGTGTTGTTGGGGATGATCAGCCGTTACACGAAAGCGGATGTCAATGTCATTGCCCTCATCGGAGAGCGAGGTCGTGAGGTCAACGAGTTCCTGGAACGCGATCTGGGCGCAGAGGCACTCGGACGTTCAGTGGTGGTGGTGGCGACCTCCGACCAAGCCCCGCTCATACGGCTGCGTGCTGCATTGGTCGCGACGACGATTGCCGAATACTTCCGTGATGCGGGGAAACAGGTCTTGTTGTTGATGGATTCACTGACGCGACTCGCCTATAGCCAGAGAGAAGTAGGTTTGGCGATCGGGGAGCCTCCGACGACCAAAGGCTATACCCCCTCCGTGTTTACTCTCCTACCGAAACTGCTCGAACGTGTCGGGACCGGGCCAGGTCCGGGAACCATTACCGGCTTGTATACAGTGCTCGTCGATGGCGATGACCTCACCGATCCAATTGCCGATGCTGCTCGCTCGATCTTGGACGGCCATATTGTCCTGTCACGCACATTGGCCGCCCGTAATCACTTCCCTGCGATCGATCTCCTTCAGAGTACCAGCCGTGTGATGCGGGATATCGTCGGACGGCCCCACTACGATGCCGCCAGGACAATCCTCGAATTGGTGGCGAGGTATCGCGAATCCGAAGACCTGGTTGTGCTTGGAGCCTACAAGCCGGGGATGAACGCCGCTCTCGACCGTGCCGTACAAGCACAGGAAGCGATCAATGGGTATTTGCGGCAGGACATCGACCAGGCGGCCGGCCTGCCTTCGTCGGTACAGCAACTTGAAGCGCTGGCCCAGCAGGCGGCATGA
- a CDS encoding response regulator has translation MTGPPIPEVTVRERGMSQFQGSVLVVDDEEGVRNLFLELFRPERVPIRVAASGQEAISMLTQMAPALLIVDVLLRDRDGIAVLEEAQRIDSRIIGVVMTGAATVERAVRAMKAGAADFLMKPFQADVVRSTVRRLLELHRLRNENTVLKHAAVKAGAVRLQSMPLQTFGDDGALRRDDGQMEYERGLAEGRRQSEAQRQQDLAVVTEAVRKFDAARSALRQTVEEEIIALALQIASKVLHESAESHREQIVMQAKAALGAVEESDGVVIQVHPADAAVLEEVREELVGRQNIARKLTIEPVASLQRGSCLLHTATRLVDASLDTQLFRLGDVLRNRAHHES, from the coding sequence GTGACGGGGCCGCCCATACCGGAGGTGACTGTTCGCGAACGAGGAATGTCGCAATTTCAGGGATCCGTTCTAGTGGTTGATGACGAGGAGGGGGTACGAAACCTCTTCCTCGAACTATTCAGGCCCGAGCGAGTGCCTATTCGCGTCGCCGCTTCCGGGCAAGAGGCGATTTCGATGCTGACGCAGATGGCTCCTGCGCTGTTGATCGTCGATGTTCTGCTCCGGGACCGGGATGGAATCGCAGTCCTGGAAGAGGCACAGAGGATCGACAGCCGGATTATCGGAGTGGTGATGACTGGAGCAGCGACGGTGGAACGTGCTGTCCGTGCGATGAAGGCAGGCGCTGCCGATTTCTTGATGAAGCCTTTTCAGGCCGATGTTGTGCGCTCGACCGTGCGCCGTTTATTGGAACTCCATCGACTGCGTAACGAGAATACGGTCCTGAAACATGCCGCTGTAAAGGCCGGCGCAGTACGGCTGCAGAGCATGCCGCTTCAGACATTCGGAGATGACGGCGCACTCCGAAGGGATGACGGTCAGATGGAATATGAGCGTGGGCTGGCAGAGGGCCGGCGACAGTCCGAAGCGCAGCGTCAACAAGATCTCGCTGTAGTGACCGAGGCCGTCCGAAAGTTTGATGCGGCTCGATCCGCGCTCCGTCAGACGGTCGAGGAGGAAATCATCGCGCTCGCGCTTCAGATTGCGTCCAAAGTACTTCATGAGTCCGCCGAGTCTCACCGCGAACAAATCGTGATGCAGGCCAAGGCGGCACTAGGCGCGGTTGAAGAGTCGGATGGCGTGGTGATACAGGTGCATCCGGCAGACGCGGCGGTACTTGAAGAGGTTCGGGAGGAGCTTGTGGGACGGCAGAATATCGCACGGAAGCTTACCATCGAGCCGGTGGCTTCTCTCCAACGAGGAAGCTGTCTTTTGCACACCGCAACGCGATTGGTCGATGCCTCCCTCGATACGCAGTTGTTCCGTTTGGGCGATGTCCTGAGGAACAGGGCTCATCATGAGTCTTAG
- the fliG gene encoding flagellar motor switch protein FliG has product MAKNLTGEQKAAILLRAIGEEAAAQVMKQLDPKEIKRLGSFMNGTAHISRDEEDAVISDFRTASASGEVQFQGKEFIKAVLIKALGPEKAARIIESMTRKSYPGLEALKWVDVKTLVQMLKVEHAQTVAVTLAHLESDQAGKVLAGLPESMRGDVALRLATMEEVQPDILEELSQSMQETLLASKGVGSQSIGGPEVMADILTRMDKANEGGIMGKIAEKSQPLADAIRALMFVFDDLVKVDDRGVQELMKEISKDDLPLALRGANPEVKEKFFKNMSSRAADMLKEDMEAKGPVRVSDIEKAQQNILKVCRKLEEEGRIIIAGAGEEML; this is encoded by the coding sequence ATGGCGAAGAATCTGACGGGTGAACAGAAGGCGGCCATTCTGCTTCGTGCCATCGGAGAAGAAGCGGCTGCCCAGGTCATGAAACAACTCGATCCGAAAGAAATCAAGCGGCTGGGAAGTTTCATGAACGGCACCGCCCACATTTCACGAGATGAGGAAGACGCGGTCATCTCGGATTTCCGGACCGCCAGCGCGTCCGGCGAGGTTCAGTTTCAGGGAAAAGAGTTCATCAAGGCCGTACTCATCAAGGCGTTGGGTCCGGAAAAGGCGGCGCGGATCATCGAATCGATGACCCGAAAAAGTTATCCGGGGCTGGAGGCGCTGAAATGGGTCGATGTGAAAACGCTTGTCCAAATGTTGAAGGTCGAGCATGCGCAAACGGTGGCGGTCACTCTCGCGCATCTTGAAAGTGACCAAGCCGGGAAAGTGCTTGCAGGGCTTCCGGAATCGATGCGCGGAGACGTGGCGCTCCGGCTTGCCACCATGGAGGAGGTGCAGCCGGACATCTTGGAGGAACTGAGCCAAAGCATGCAGGAGACGTTGTTGGCGAGTAAAGGAGTGGGTTCACAGAGCATCGGAGGGCCTGAGGTGATGGCCGACATTCTCACGCGGATGGATAAGGCCAACGAGGGCGGCATTATGGGCAAGATTGCGGAGAAGAGCCAGCCGCTGGCGGACGCGATCCGGGCGCTCATGTTCGTTTTCGACGACCTGGTGAAGGTCGACGATCGCGGTGTACAGGAATTGATGAAAGAAATCAGCAAGGACGACCTTCCGTTGGCTCTCCGCGGCGCCAATCCGGAGGTGAAGGAGAAATTCTTCAAGAACATGTCGAGTCGTGCCGCGGACATGTTGAAAGAAGATATGGAGGCCAAGGGGCCGGTCAGGGTGTCCGATATCGAGAAAGCCCAACAGAATATCCTGAAAGTCTGCCGAAAACTCGAGGAAGAAGGCCGCATCATCATCGCAGGCGCGGGAGAGGAGATGCTGTAG
- the fliF gene encoding flagellar basal-body MS-ring/collar protein FliF, with protein MFSKFSVNQRMIILIALAGSVAGLIALALWTQQPDMQVLFTNLSSEDAAAIIDKLKETKVPYETTGGGSTVLVPSAQVHELRLQLATQGLPHGGGVGFEIFDRTSIGMSEFVQKLNYRRALQGELARTIAQLPEVERARVHLAIPERRLFAHEQEKARASVIVSLRNGQQLTQSQVQGVIHLVSSSVEGLQARDVTVVDGHGRMLSTTMTDETSGLTNAQLDYQRSVEKDVETRIQTMLERIVGANKAVVRVSSVVDFRKVETTEERYDPNSQVVRSEQRGQEKANGTNGVGGGVPGVQSNVPPGTDQEPAQSSSSNSQTKNETVNYEISRTVSKIVEPVGVIKQLSVAVLVDGIYETAKLGEGQSTDTPAAARKYTPRSEEDLKRIEEIVKKAMGFSTERQDQVQVVNVQFGAEPDEVQSTTAEAMAEGPKSWLPYLRYAVGILLFTVILLFVVRPLLTMLGSTTAQTQAEASISSLPGTVGTAEASLAGSPDRVQIIDMARKNPDTTAVVVKQWLKNPT; from the coding sequence ATGTTCTCCAAGTTCTCCGTCAATCAGCGGATGATCATCCTCATCGCTCTGGCCGGATCGGTGGCCGGCCTCATCGCCCTCGCGCTATGGACGCAGCAACCCGACATGCAGGTGTTGTTCACGAATCTCAGCAGCGAAGACGCCGCCGCCATCATCGATAAGTTGAAGGAGACGAAGGTGCCGTACGAAACAACGGGCGGTGGATCAACGGTGTTGGTTCCGAGCGCTCAGGTCCATGAGCTACGACTGCAACTGGCGACCCAAGGGCTTCCCCACGGCGGAGGAGTCGGGTTCGAAATTTTTGACCGGACGTCGATCGGCATGTCCGAATTCGTCCAGAAGCTCAACTATCGGCGCGCGTTACAGGGCGAGTTGGCCAGAACCATCGCACAGCTGCCGGAAGTCGAACGAGCGCGGGTTCATCTGGCGATTCCGGAACGGCGGCTCTTCGCCCACGAGCAGGAGAAAGCGCGAGCGTCCGTGATCGTGTCCCTTCGCAACGGACAACAGTTGACTCAGTCGCAGGTGCAAGGGGTCATCCACCTGGTGTCCAGCAGCGTGGAAGGCCTGCAGGCCCGCGATGTGACCGTGGTGGATGGGCACGGTCGTATGTTGTCGACCACCATGACGGACGAAACCTCCGGTTTGACCAATGCACAACTCGACTATCAGCGCAGCGTCGAAAAGGACGTGGAAACGCGTATCCAAACGATGTTGGAGCGGATCGTCGGAGCCAACAAGGCCGTGGTACGCGTATCCAGCGTGGTCGATTTTCGAAAGGTCGAGACGACGGAGGAGCGGTACGATCCGAACAGCCAGGTGGTGAGGAGCGAACAGCGAGGGCAGGAAAAGGCCAACGGCACCAACGGCGTCGGCGGCGGCGTGCCGGGTGTGCAGTCGAACGTGCCGCCGGGAACGGATCAAGAGCCCGCGCAAAGCAGTTCAAGCAACAGTCAGACGAAAAATGAGACGGTCAACTACGAGATCAGTCGAACCGTTTCAAAAATCGTCGAGCCGGTGGGCGTCATTAAACAATTGTCCGTGGCCGTGCTGGTCGATGGGATCTATGAGACAGCCAAACTCGGTGAGGGACAGTCGACGGATACGCCGGCTGCCGCGCGCAAATACACCCCACGTTCGGAAGAAGATTTGAAAAGGATTGAGGAGATCGTCAAGAAAGCGATGGGCTTTTCGACCGAGCGGCAAGATCAGGTTCAAGTCGTCAACGTTCAATTCGGTGCGGAACCGGACGAGGTGCAGAGTACGACGGCAGAAGCCATGGCGGAAGGCCCAAAGTCATGGTTGCCGTATCTCCGCTATGCGGTCGGAATCCTTCTGTTTACAGTGATTCTCCTGTTCGTTGTCCGTCCGTTGTTGACGATGTTGGGTTCGACGACGGCGCAGACGCAGGCCGAAGCGTCGATATCTTCGCTGCCCGGCACAGTCGGAACGGCGGAGGCCTCATTGGCCGGCTCGCCGGACCGGGTGCAGATCATCGACATGGCGAGAAAGAATCCCGACACGACCGCCGTCGTTGTGAAACAGTGGCTCAAGAACCCCACATGA
- the fliE gene encoding flagellar hook-basal body complex protein FliE, translating into MMSQIYGPTSGIAPIPDVAQGVGSAGTAGTSGFVDSLKSAIGKVNDTQLEAGRAVEALMTGDTQDIHRTMVALQQADVSFQLMMQIRNKLVAAYEEIQRMQV; encoded by the coding sequence ATGATGAGTCAGATATACGGTCCGACATCCGGTATCGCTCCCATTCCCGATGTGGCTCAGGGGGTTGGGTCAGCCGGGACAGCCGGCACCTCCGGATTCGTGGATTCTCTCAAGTCCGCGATTGGAAAGGTTAACGACACGCAGCTGGAAGCCGGCCGCGCGGTGGAGGCCCTCATGACAGGTGACACGCAGGACATTCACCGGACGATGGTTGCGCTGCAGCAGGCAGACGTGTCTTTCCAGTTGATGATGCAAATCAGGAACAAACTGGTCGCGGCCTATGAAGAAATTCAACGGATGCAGGTGTGA
- the flgC gene encoding flagellar basal body rod protein FlgC, whose amino-acid sequence MEMSDSLAVSVSGLDAQRRRLNVIASNLANAQSTKTPTGGPYKRRDVVFRSTAVPGAFQQAFHKVAIGPAAHALEGVSVARVVEDPKPGQLIYDPHHPDADPKGFVRLPNVNVMEEMVNMIGASRAYEANVQAINATRAMWNKALEIGR is encoded by the coding sequence ATGGAAATGTCCGACAGTCTGGCCGTATCGGTTTCCGGTTTGGATGCCCAGCGGCGACGACTCAACGTGATCGCCAGCAATCTTGCGAATGCCCAATCGACCAAGACGCCGACGGGTGGTCCGTACAAACGACGGGATGTCGTCTTTCGTTCGACGGCGGTTCCAGGTGCCTTTCAGCAAGCGTTCCACAAAGTCGCGATCGGACCGGCGGCGCACGCGCTCGAAGGGGTCTCCGTCGCACGAGTGGTGGAAGATCCCAAGCCTGGACAGCTGATTTATGATCCCCATCATCCGGACGCCGATCCCAAAGGGTTCGTGCGCCTTCCCAACGTGAATGTCATGGAAGAGATGGTGAACATGATCGGCGCTTCTCGCGCGTACGAAGCCAATGTCCAGGCGATCAATGCGACACGCGCCATGTGGAACAAGGCGCTCGAGATCGGGAGGTGA
- the flgB gene encoding flagellar basal body rod protein FlgB, giving the protein MAVTSLLRQALWLQGLSVVGGKEHGVMTIFDRTMRLLERTLDLRSARQRVIASNLANEETPGYRASELTFMDQLQSARKGRLPIVMAATQSGHFGAHVPQGVQAVTGKLSEVPAGDLPLDANSVNLELEMAKLSENAMQYNAAATILAKKFNGLLSAIRDAR; this is encoded by the coding sequence ATGGCCGTCACCTCACTGCTCCGACAGGCATTATGGTTGCAAGGATTAAGCGTCGTTGGTGGAAAGGAGCATGGGGTCATGACGATTTTTGATCGAACGATGCGGCTATTGGAGCGAACACTTGATCTTCGCAGCGCACGACAACGAGTGATCGCTTCGAACTTGGCCAACGAAGAAACGCCGGGCTATCGTGCATCAGAGTTGACCTTTATGGATCAATTACAGTCGGCCCGCAAGGGACGCCTGCCGATCGTCATGGCTGCGACTCAGTCTGGACACTTCGGCGCTCACGTGCCGCAGGGTGTTCAGGCAGTCACGGGGAAACTCAGTGAAGTCCCTGCCGGCGATCTCCCGCTCGACGCAAACTCCGTGAATCTCGAGTTGGAGATGGCCAAATTGTCCGAGAACGCCATGCAGTACAACGCAGCTGCGACGATACTGGCCAAGAAGTTCAACGGATTACTGAGTGCAATACGAGATGCGAGATAA
- a CDS encoding sigma-54 dependent transcriptional regulator, which yields MNDREKSNLLSENGDESERILIVDDDPSMRNALMETVKRLGYSVQGAVDGMDAIERIAHFRPWMVLTDLRMPRLNGLELIKEVRARAPQATIVLMTAYGAIETAVEAMKLGAGEYLLKPFSMDVLERVIANLKSGREEGTVAGHSPNPLDNRALLTQDPGMIRLISTIEGVASSQATVLIQGESGTGKELLARFIHNRSPRAHRPFIAVNCAALPDGLLESELFGHERGAFTGALIRKIGKFEMAHTGTLLLDEISEMNLSLQAKLLRVLQEREVDRIGGRDPVSINIRVIATTNRALYREVEQGRFREDLYYRLNVFPVTVPPLRERTIDIPLLARHFVSQSATRNGLAQPTLSESATAHLQRLTWKGNVRELENVMERAVLLAGHGPILPEHCPSEQSGETPVQPIRPQQPVNGSLWEMERELIFKTLARVKDNRTHAAKELGISIRTLRNKLREYRETERPLSITAP from the coding sequence ATGAATGACCGTGAGAAGAGTAACCTTCTTTCTGAAAATGGTGACGAGAGCGAGCGCATTCTCATCGTCGATGACGACCCCTCCATGCGGAACGCGCTCATGGAGACGGTCAAGCGGCTCGGCTATTCTGTGCAAGGAGCGGTCGATGGGATGGACGCCATCGAACGGATCGCCCATTTTCGTCCCTGGATGGTGCTGACCGACCTCCGGATGCCGCGTCTGAACGGGCTCGAATTGATCAAGGAGGTCAGGGCGCGTGCTCCTCAAGCCACGATCGTTCTGATGACGGCTTATGGAGCCATAGAAACCGCCGTCGAGGCCATGAAGCTGGGTGCCGGTGAGTATCTCTTGAAACCGTTCTCAATGGACGTGCTGGAGCGAGTCATCGCAAATCTCAAATCGGGACGAGAAGAAGGAACCGTCGCTGGTCACTCGCCCAATCCCCTGGATAACAGGGCTCTCTTAACCCAAGACCCAGGAATGATCCGGCTCATCAGTACCATCGAAGGGGTGGCATCCAGTCAGGCCACCGTACTGATTCAGGGGGAGAGCGGCACCGGAAAAGAGCTGTTAGCTCGGTTTATCCATAATCGAAGTCCACGGGCTCATCGGCCGTTCATCGCGGTCAATTGTGCGGCGTTGCCGGATGGGTTGCTCGAGAGCGAACTCTTCGGCCACGAGCGCGGTGCGTTCACCGGCGCATTGATCAGAAAAATCGGCAAGTTTGAGATGGCTCATACCGGCACACTGCTCCTGGACGAGATCAGTGAAATGAACTTGAGCCTCCAGGCAAAGTTGTTGCGCGTGCTGCAGGAACGTGAGGTCGATCGTATCGGGGGGCGCGATCCGGTTTCAATCAATATTCGCGTGATCGCGACGACCAATCGGGCGCTCTATCGAGAAGTCGAGCAAGGACGCTTTCGGGAGGATCTGTACTATCGTCTCAATGTTTTTCCGGTCACGGTTCCCCCACTGCGTGAACGCACGATCGATATTCCATTGCTCGCGCGGCATTTTGTGAGCCAGTCGGCCACGAGGAATGGTCTGGCGCAACCGACACTGTCGGAAAGCGCGACTGCTCACTTGCAACGGTTGACATGGAAAGGAAACGTCCGTGAATTAGAGAATGTCATGGAACGGGCGGTGTTGCTGGCAGGGCATGGTCCGATCCTTCCCGAACACTGTCCTTCTGAACAAAGCGGAGAAACGCCGGTTCAGCCTATCCGTCCGCAACAGCCGGTCAACGGCTCCCTGTGGGAAATGGAGAGGGAGTTGATTTTTAAGACGCTGGCACGAGTGAAGGACAATCGTACCCACGCGGCGAAGGAGCTGGGCATCAGCATTCGTACGTTACGAAATAAACTGCGAGAGTATCGAGAAACTGAACGACCATTGTCTATCACTGCGCCATGA